The proteins below are encoded in one region of Arenibacter algicola:
- a CDS encoding tetratricopeptide repeat protein produces MLRKKTAVILCFVGSLFYVNAQESEIYTFDQKDYQEALALYNNKQYQAAQTIFEKVKNNTRDEETQANSAYYAATAAIRLNQLGADRLMEDFVEKYPTSTKRNSAYLDVADYYFATGKYPYALKWYTKVDQSSMSRKDKERFNFNNGYALFSSNKPKEAERYLNQVTTSPTYGSQAKYYLGYIAYQQDDYAQANQRFDQITDQELLEEKLSYYQADMNFKLGKFEEAIALAKKQLPKSDRNEVSELNKIIGESYFNLKQYANAIPYLTEYKGKRGKWSNTDYYLLGYSYYMQGDYANGIQQFNKIIDGNNDVSQNAYYHLAECYLKLDKKQEALNAFRNASQMDFNPEIQKDAYLNYARLSYEIGNAYEPVPKVLTNYLEKYPNDSNKAEMQELLVDSYITSKNFAGAMELLEKNKNFASKATYQKVAFYRGVELFLEGNYEQASAVFKKSLDNAEDQYFKARSSYWKAESDYNMNHFDEAVAGYLQFKSNPSAKATPEFKDLNYNLAYTYFKLRNYNNAITSFSSYVETGSGDSEKLNDAYLRLGDSYFVSSKYWPAIETYNKAIARNSASSDYAAYQKALSYGFVDRSATKIEELSNFVSRYPNSSLKDDAMFELANSYVRANNTERGLQLYDQLTMDYKGSSLVPQAMLRQGLVHYNANRNEQALAKFKSVVRDHPNTQEALQAVTTAKLIYVDLGRVNEYAQWVKGLDFVEVTDTELDNATFESADKQYIEGNQDAAIKGYEAYVNQFPNGLNALKANFNLAKLYFGKGQKDRALPYFKNVAGKGTNEYAEQALTRVCEIYVGKNDYVTAIPYLEELETKAEIQQNITFAQSNLMKGYYERSDYSKTIQYATKVLSNSNIDNRIKSDAQIMIARSAIKTKDENRAEKAYSEVLKIATGDLAAEALYYDAYFKNKAQNYEASNASVQKLAKDYAGYKEWSAKGLIIMAKNFYALGDAFQATYILDSVIANFGDFPEIVSQAKQESSIIKAKEAQSNSSINPEGN; encoded by the coding sequence ATGCTAAGAAAAAAAACCGCTGTAATACTGTGTTTTGTTGGGTCTTTATTTTACGTGAATGCCCAAGAATCCGAAATCTATACTTTTGACCAAAAGGACTATCAGGAAGCTTTGGCCTTGTATAACAATAAACAGTATCAAGCAGCCCAGACTATCTTTGAAAAGGTAAAAAACAATACCAGGGATGAAGAGACCCAGGCTAACAGTGCTTATTATGCCGCTACTGCGGCAATTCGCCTAAATCAGTTGGGGGCCGACAGGTTAATGGAAGACTTTGTTGAAAAGTACCCAACTTCTACCAAACGCAATTCTGCTTATCTTGATGTTGCCGATTATTATTTTGCAACCGGAAAATATCCTTACGCCTTAAAATGGTATACCAAGGTAGACCAAAGTTCCATGTCCAGAAAGGACAAGGAACGCTTCAATTTTAACAATGGTTATGCCTTGTTCTCTTCGAACAAACCTAAAGAGGCCGAGCGTTATCTAAACCAGGTGACCACTTCCCCAACCTACGGCTCCCAGGCCAAGTATTACTTAGGGTATATTGCGTATCAGCAGGACGACTATGCACAGGCCAACCAGCGTTTCGATCAGATTACCGACCAAGAGTTGTTGGAGGAAAAGTTGTCCTATTATCAGGCGGATATGAACTTTAAATTGGGCAAGTTCGAAGAGGCTATTGCCTTGGCGAAAAAACAATTGCCAAAATCTGATAGAAATGAAGTTTCGGAGCTCAATAAAATTATTGGGGAGAGTTATTTCAATCTTAAGCAATACGCCAATGCAATTCCTTATTTAACCGAATACAAGGGAAAAAGAGGTAAGTGGAGCAATACGGATTATTATCTGTTGGGCTATTCCTACTATATGCAGGGAGATTATGCCAATGGGATACAGCAATTCAACAAAATAATTGATGGCAACAACGATGTTTCCCAGAATGCCTACTATCATTTGGCGGAATGCTATTTAAAACTGGACAAAAAACAAGAGGCATTGAACGCCTTTAGAAATGCTTCCCAAATGGATTTCAATCCGGAAATCCAAAAAGATGCCTATTTAAATTATGCCCGACTCAGTTATGAAATAGGGAATGCCTATGAGCCTGTACCCAAGGTGTTGACCAATTATTTGGAGAAATATCCCAATGATTCCAATAAAGCGGAGATGCAGGAGCTTTTGGTAGATTCTTATATTACTTCCAAGAATTTTGCCGGTGCCATGGAACTCTTGGAGAAAAACAAAAACTTTGCCAGTAAGGCCACTTACCAAAAGGTGGCGTTTTATCGTGGAGTGGAATTGTTCTTGGAGGGGAATTACGAGCAAGCATCGGCCGTGTTTAAAAAATCCTTGGACAATGCAGAAGACCAATATTTTAAGGCCAGGTCCAGCTACTGGAAAGCGGAATCGGATTATAATATGAATCATTTTGATGAGGCAGTGGCCGGATACCTTCAATTCAAATCAAATCCTAGTGCCAAGGCAACTCCGGAATTTAAAGACCTGAATTACAATCTGGCTTATACCTATTTCAAACTAAGAAATTATAATAATGCCATAACCTCGTTCTCCAGTTATGTGGAGACCGGTAGCGGCGATAGTGAAAAATTAAATGATGCCTATCTGCGCTTAGGGGATAGTTATTTTGTTAGTAGCAAGTATTGGCCTGCCATAGAAACCTATAATAAGGCAATAGCAAGAAATAGTGCCTCGAGCGACTATGCTGCCTACCAAAAGGCACTGAGCTATGGGTTTGTAGACAGGAGCGCTACCAAAATAGAGGAGCTTTCCAATTTTGTTTCCAGGTATCCCAACTCGTCGCTTAAGGACGACGCCATGTTTGAGCTGGCCAATTCCTATGTTAGAGCCAATAATACAGAAAGGGGGTTGCAGCTATACGATCAGCTCACCATGGATTATAAAGGCAGTTCTCTAGTGCCACAGGCTATGCTGCGTCAGGGATTGGTGCATTATAATGCCAACCGTAATGAACAGGCCTTGGCTAAATTCAAATCAGTGGTACGGGACCATCCAAACACTCAGGAAGCACTACAAGCCGTTACTACGGCCAAGCTTATTTATGTAGATCTGGGTAGGGTAAATGAATATGCCCAATGGGTAAAAGGTCTTGACTTTGTTGAGGTAACCGATACAGAACTGGACAATGCTACTTTTGAATCTGCGGACAAACAATATATTGAAGGCAATCAGGATGCGGCCATAAAGGGTTATGAGGCCTATGTTAATCAATTTCCAAACGGATTAAATGCCTTAAAGGCTAATTTTAATTTGGCAAAGTTGTACTTTGGCAAAGGTCAGAAGGACAGGGCATTGCCTTATTTTAAGAATGTGGCTGGCAAGGGAACCAACGAATATGCCGAGCAGGCACTTACAAGGGTGTGCGAGATCTATGTAGGCAAAAACGATTATGTTACGGCCATACCTTACTTGGAAGAATTGGAAACCAAGGCGGAAATTCAGCAGAATATCACCTTTGCCCAATCCAATTTAATGAAAGGCTATTATGAGCGGTCAGACTACAGTAAGACCATTCAATATGCCACTAAGGTGTTGTCCAATTCCAATATAGATAACCGTATAAAAAGTGATGCACAAATAATGATCGCCAGATCGGCCATTAAGACCAAGGATGAGAATAGGGCGGAAAAGGCGTATTCGGAAGTGCTTAAAATTGCAACTGGAGATTTAGCGGCCGAGGCGCTCTATTATGATGCTTATTTTAAAAATAAGGCCCAAAATTACGAGGCTTCCAACGCTTCTGTTCAAAAATTGGCCAAGGATTATGCGGGGTATAAGGAGTGGAGCGCGAAAGGCTTGATCATTATGGCCAAGAATTTCTATGCCTTGGGAGATGCTTTCCAAGCTACTTATATTTTGGATAGTGTTATTGCCAATTTCGGAGATTTTCCGGAAATAGTGTCCCAGGCCAAACAGGAGTCGTCCATTATTAAGGCAAAAGAAGCTCAAAGTAATTCCTCTATTAATCCAGAGGGTAATTAA